In a genomic window of Zingiber officinale cultivar Zhangliang chromosome 9B, Zo_v1.1, whole genome shotgun sequence:
- the LOC122022258 gene encoding serine/threonine/tyrosine-protein kinase HT1-like: protein MKKVWDCFGGKPTRISKVQRRLSLGEYKRAASWSMYLVSSGGEIKVGREEQWSADMSQLLIGNKFATGRYSRIYHGKYKGREVAIKIMSQPEEDPILAASLEQQFSSEVALLFHLNHPNIITLVAACKKPPVFCIITEYMAGGSLRKYLHQQEPYSVPNALILKLALDIARGMSYLHFQGIIHRDLKSENIFVGDDLSVKVADFGISCLESQCSSGKGFTSTYRWMAPEMIKEKSHTRKVDVYSFGIVLWELLTALVPFNDMTPEQAAYAVAHKNARPPLPASCPLAFSHLTNRCWARNPDRRPQFDEIVAILESYIESFEADPMFFSSDESIKLRTRFGCLPR from the exons ATGAAGAAGGTCTGGGATTGCTTCGGGGGGAAACCAACTAGGATTAGTAAAGTGCAAAGGAGGCTTTCTCTTGGTGAGTACAAGAGGGCCGCGTCGTGGTCTATGTACTTGGTTTCTTCTGGTGGAGAGATCAAAGTTGGCAGGGAGGAACAATGGAGTGCCGACATGTCACAGCTGCTCATCGGGAATAAGTTTGCCACCGGTCGCTATAGTAGGATCTATCATGGCAAATACAAGGGTAGGGAGGTGGCTATCAAGATCATGAGCCAGCCGGAGGAGGATCCTATCCTTGCTGCTTCCCTTGAGCAGCAGTTCTCCTCAGAGGTTGCTCTGCTGTTTCACCTCAACCATCCCAATATTATCACG TTGGTGGCCGCATGCAAGAAACCTCCAGTCTTCTGCATCATTACTGAGTACATGGCTGGTGGCTCTCTCCGCAAATACCTTCACCAGCAAGAACCTTATTCAGTCCCAAATGCTCTGATTTTGAAATTAGCTCTCGACATTGCTCGTGGAATGAGCTATCTTCATTTCCAGGGTATAATTCATAGGGATCTCAAGTCAGAGAACATTTTTGTTGGAGATGATCTGTCTGTGAAGGTAGCAGATTTTGGAATCTCATGCTTGGAATCTCAGTGTAGCAGTGGAAAGGGTTTTACAAGTACTTACAGGTGGATGGCACCTGAGATGATCAAGGAAAAAAGTCATACCAGAAAAGTCGATGTGTACAGTTTTGGTATTGTTTTATGGGAACTACTAACTGCATTGGTCCCCTTCAACGATATGACACCTGAACAAGCAGCTTATGCTGTTGCGCATAAG AATGCCAGGCCACCTTTACCAGCTTCTTGTCCTCTAGCATTTAGCCATCTAACAAACAGGTGCTGGGCTAGAAACCCTGATCGAAGGCCACAGTTTGATGAAATCGTCGCAATACTTGAGAGCTACATAGAATCATTTGAAGCAGATCCTATGTTTTTCTCATCCGACGAATCAATTAAATTGCGGACTCGGTTCGGATGTTTACCAAGGTGA